A DNA window from Christiangramia salexigens contains the following coding sequences:
- a CDS encoding MotA/TolQ/ExbB proton channel family protein, giving the protein MKRLFSILVIAAITVLGAYNLKAANSANTLPGTIVTFVQDEEATAGDEIEEEELGFHQELKKRFIEGGPAFMGIVLLCLILGLAIAIERIIFLNLSTTNTKKLAQNVEDALNSGGIEAAKEVCRNTKGPVASIYYQGLDRADESIEAAEKAVVAYGGVQMGQLEKNVSWVSLFIALAPMLGFMGTVIGMIQAFDRIEAAGDMQPSLVAGGIKVALLTTVFGLIVAIILQIFYNYIIAKIDSIVNDMEDASILLIDMLVAYKNKKRI; this is encoded by the coding sequence ATGAAAAGATTATTTTCTATTTTGGTAATCGCCGCGATTACGGTTCTTGGGGCCTACAATCTAAAGGCGGCTAACAGCGCGAATACTTTGCCAGGAACGATTGTGACCTTTGTACAAGACGAGGAAGCAACTGCAGGCGATGAAATTGAAGAAGAAGAACTTGGTTTTCACCAGGAACTTAAAAAACGTTTCATCGAGGGTGGTCCGGCCTTTATGGGGATTGTTCTATTGTGTTTAATTCTTGGTTTGGCAATAGCCATTGAGAGAATTATCTTTTTAAACCTATCTACTACCAATACTAAAAAGCTTGCTCAGAATGTTGAGGATGCCTTAAATAGTGGTGGGATCGAAGCTGCAAAGGAAGTTTGCCGTAACACAAAAGGTCCTGTTGCATCTATCTACTATCAAGGTCTTGATAGAGCAGATGAAAGCATCGAAGCTGCAGAAAAAGCAGTTGTTGCTTATGGTGGTGTACAAATGGGACAACTTGAGAAGAACGTTTCTTGGGTATCTCTATTTATCGCATTAGCTCCTATGCTTGGTTTCATGGGTACTGTAATCGGGATGATTCAGGCTTTTGACCGTATTGAAGCAGCTGGAGATATGCAGCCGTCACTTGTGGCAGGAGGTATTAAAGTAGCACTTCTTACTACTGTATTTGGTTTGATCGTTGCGATTATTCTTCAGATTTTTTACAACTACATTATCGCTAAGATAGACAGTATCGTTAATGATATGGAAGATGCATCTATCCTGTTAATCGATATGTTAGTAGCTTATAAGAATAAAAAAAGAATCTAA
- a CDS encoding asparaginase, translating into MKNSSRILLIYTGGTIGMIKDYESGALKAFNFDELLQNIPELKILEHEIETLSFDDPIDSSNMNPECWLKIASTIDENYHDYDGFVVLHGSDTMSYTASALSFMFENLTKPVIFTGSQLPIGDLRTDAKENLITSIQIAGLQKNGRPVISEVGLYFEYKLYRANRTTKVNAEHFQAFASMNHPPLAESGVYLSVNHKALWKPNRKQKTKLHTNFNDDVLVLKMFPGINEATVEHMLSRKDLKGVVLETYGSGNAPNYSWFLDIIREKIKNDLRIVNVTQCIGGSVMMGQYETSVGLKRVGVVSGKDITTEAAISKLMYLLGKDLSPKVFRTIFETSLRGEMS; encoded by the coding sequence ATGAAGAATAGTTCAAGAATACTGCTCATTTATACCGGTGGTACCATTGGTATGATCAAGGATTATGAAAGTGGGGCTCTTAAGGCATTCAATTTCGATGAATTGCTTCAAAATATCCCTGAACTTAAAATCCTGGAACATGAGATCGAAACCCTGAGTTTTGATGATCCTATTGATTCTTCCAATATGAATCCGGAATGCTGGCTGAAAATTGCCAGTACCATAGATGAAAATTATCATGATTATGACGGCTTCGTGGTCTTGCACGGGAGCGATACGATGTCTTACACGGCATCTGCTTTAAGCTTTATGTTTGAGAATCTTACAAAGCCAGTCATTTTTACCGGGTCTCAATTACCTATCGGTGATTTGAGAACCGATGCCAAGGAGAACCTAATTACAAGTATTCAGATCGCCGGCCTTCAAAAAAATGGCAGACCAGTGATCTCTGAAGTAGGACTTTATTTTGAATACAAGTTGTACAGAGCGAATAGGACGACTAAGGTAAACGCCGAGCATTTTCAGGCTTTTGCATCGATGAACCATCCTCCACTCGCAGAATCTGGAGTGTATCTATCTGTTAATCATAAAGCTTTATGGAAGCCAAACCGAAAACAGAAGACAAAATTGCATACCAATTTTAACGACGATGTACTGGTTCTTAAAATGTTTCCTGGAATAAATGAGGCTACTGTAGAGCATATGCTTTCAAGAAAAGATCTTAAGGGCGTCGTCCTAGAAACCTATGGAAGTGGAAATGCGCCTAACTATTCCTGGTTTCTGGATATAATCCGTGAAAAAATAAAAAATGATCTTAGAATCGTTAATGTAACCCAGTGTATTGGAGGTAGTGTAATGATGGGGCAATATGAGACCAGTGTTGGGCTTAAACGGGTAGGAGTGGTGTCTGGAAAGGATATCACAACCGAGGCTGCGATCTCTAAACTGATGTATTTATTAGGGAAGGACTTGTCGCCTAAAGTGTTCAGAACCATCTTTGAAACATCACTTCGAGGCGAAATGTCCTAA
- a CDS encoding 1-acyl-sn-glycerol-3-phosphate acyltransferase, whose amino-acid sequence MQNFDDIRFYSDKEVEIALRDYVKHPMVKALLQFTFPDLEFQEIEEKVFECKSIQDFQSKIIYYSVEKVLEKTSEGLNDVGFEKLNPSESYFYISNHRDIILDTSLINYTLYNHDLVMTASAIGDNLVQKPFLLALSKLNRNFLVLRNQSPREMLKSSLKLSEYIRNLLMDEGRSVWMAQREGRTKDGNDHTQQGVLKMLAMAKGDMDILDYLSKLKIVPVAISYEFDPTDMLKMPEVLAKRMKEEYKKSANEDFNSIMQGAMGQKGRIQLTAGEILKKEDFDRIREMGLSVNDQLKEVANLIDRAIHRNFKLWPANYIAYDILKNSDKFADKYTDKEKRQFDRRISRRVDVKNPLALNSYLLMYANPVINKLSLNEE is encoded by the coding sequence GTGCAAAATTTTGATGATATAAGGTTTTATAGTGATAAGGAAGTTGAGATAGCTCTCAGGGATTATGTAAAACATCCTATGGTGAAAGCTCTGCTTCAATTTACTTTTCCTGATCTTGAATTTCAGGAGATCGAGGAAAAAGTGTTTGAATGTAAATCCATTCAGGACTTCCAGTCTAAAATCATCTACTACAGCGTTGAAAAGGTACTGGAAAAGACCAGTGAAGGCCTTAATGATGTTGGTTTTGAAAAACTCAATCCATCAGAATCCTATTTCTACATAAGTAATCACCGCGATATTATTCTGGACACTTCATTGATCAATTATACCTTGTATAACCACGATCTTGTGATGACGGCTTCGGCTATTGGGGATAATCTTGTGCAGAAGCCTTTTTTGTTGGCTTTATCCAAACTGAATAGGAATTTCCTGGTGCTTCGTAATCAATCTCCCCGCGAGATGTTGAAGAGCTCTCTTAAGCTGTCTGAATATATCCGTAATCTGTTGATGGATGAAGGACGGTCAGTCTGGATGGCACAACGCGAAGGCCGTACCAAAGATGGAAATGATCATACACAGCAGGGGGTTCTTAAAATGCTGGCAATGGCAAAGGGGGATATGGATATCCTCGATTATTTGTCTAAGCTGAAGATCGTGCCGGTTGCCATTTCATATGAATTCGATCCTACCGATATGCTTAAAATGCCTGAAGTGCTTGCCAAGCGAATGAAGGAAGAGTATAAGAAAAGCGCAAATGAGGATTTTAACAGTATCATGCAGGGCGCAATGGGGCAAAAAGGAAGAATTCAGCTTACCGCAGGTGAGATCCTTAAAAAAGAGGATTTTGACAGAATTAGAGAGATGGGTCTTTCAGTTAACGATCAGCTTAAGGAAGTTGCAAATCTTATAGATCGTGCCATTCATAGGAACTTTAAATTATGGCCTGCAAATTATATAGCTTACGATATCCTGAAGAACAGTGATAAGTTTGCCGATAAATATACCGATAAGGAAAAGAGACAATTTGATAGACGGATCAGCCGAAGAGTTGATGTTAAAAACCCTTTAGCGCTCAATAGTTATTTGTTGATGTACGCGAATCCGGTGATTAATAAACTGTCTTTAAATGAAGAATAG
- a CDS encoding TatD family hydrolase, translated as MIITDTHTHLYSEAFDEDRKAAIQKAIDNDIKRFFIPAIDSEATASMYELEKAYPENVFLMMGLHPTHVKGNYKEELNHIEAQLQERSFYAIGEIGIDLYWDKSTLEIQQDAFRHQIKLAKKYKLPIVIHCRDAFDEVFEVLESEKSDDLFGIFHCFTGSFEQARQALYYNMKLGIGGVVTFKNGGIDKFLGEIPIGEIVLETDSPYLAPTPYRGKRNDPVYILEIAKKISKIYDISLEEVAEITTQNSKEVFGI; from the coding sequence ATGATAATAACTGATACTCACACCCATTTGTATAGCGAAGCTTTTGATGAAGATCGAAAAGCAGCCATTCAAAAGGCGATAGATAATGATATAAAAAGATTCTTTATTCCGGCCATAGATTCTGAGGCTACCGCCAGCATGTATGAGCTTGAAAAAGCCTATCCTGAAAATGTGTTCTTAATGATGGGGCTTCATCCTACACATGTAAAGGGAAACTACAAGGAGGAATTGAATCATATAGAAGCCCAGCTGCAAGAGCGCAGCTTTTATGCTATTGGAGAAATAGGAATAGACCTTTATTGGGATAAATCTACACTTGAGATTCAGCAGGATGCATTCAGGCATCAGATTAAACTGGCTAAGAAATATAAGTTACCTATAGTTATTCACTGCAGGGATGCCTTTGATGAGGTTTTCGAAGTGCTGGAATCTGAAAAAAGTGATGATCTATTTGGGATATTTCATTGCTTTACGGGGAGTTTTGAACAGGCTCGGCAAGCATTATATTATAATATGAAACTGGGTATTGGTGGAGTAGTAACCTTTAAAAATGGAGGGATAGATAAATTTCTTGGGGAGATACCTATTGGGGAGATCGTTCTGGAAACAGACTCGCCATATCTTGCTCCAACCCCATATCGCGGTAAAAGAAACGACCCTGTTTATATACTTGAGATCGCAAAGAAAATATCAAAGATCTACGATATTTCACTAGAGGAGGTAGCTGAGATTACCACTCAAAACTCAAAGGAAGTTTTCGGAATTTAA